CAGATGGGCATCAAGACGGTGATGATCACCGGCGACAACCGCCTGACCGCCGCCGCCATCGCCGCCGAGGCCGGGGTGGACGACTTCCTGGCCGAGGCGACGCCGGAGAACAAGCTGGCGATGATCCGCGACTACCAGGCGCGCGGCCAGCTGGTGGCGATGACCGGCGACGGCACCAACGACGCGCCGGCGCTGGCGCAGGCCGACGTGGCGGTGGCGATGAACAGCGGCACCCAGGCGGCGCGCGAGGCGGCCAATATGGTGGATCTGGATTCCAGCCCCACCAAGCTGATCGAGGTGGTGGAGATCGGCAAGCAGATGCTGATGACGCGCGGCGCGCTGACCACCTTCAGCCTGGCCAACGACGTGGCCAAGTACTTCGCCATCATCCCGGCCGCGTTTGCCGTCACCTATCCGCAGCTGGGCCTGCTCAACGTGATGCAGCTGGCCAGCCCGGCCTCGGCGCTTCTGTCGGCGGTGATCTTCAACGCGCTGATCATCATCGCGCTGATCCCGCTGGCGCTGAAGGGCGTGCGCTACCGTGCGCTGGGCGCGGCCGAGCTGCTGCGCCGCAACCTGCTGCTGTACGGCGTCGGCGGCCTGTTGCTGCCGTTCGCCGGCATCAAGCTGATCGACATGCTGCTGTCCCTGCTGGGACTGGTCTGACCCCGTTGCCGGGCGCCAGCCGCGCCCGGCGCACCAAACAAGGAGTGCCACCATGGCCACCACGACTTATCATCCCGCAGCCGCCATCACGCTGCCGCGCGCGGCAGTGCTGCGCCCGGCGTTGACGCTGCTGCTGTTTCTCACCCTGTTGCTGGGGCTGCTGTACCCGCTGGCGGTCACCGGCCTTGCGCAGCTGCTGCTGCCGGCGCAGGCCAACGGCTCGCTGCTGCGCGACAGCAACGGCAAGGTGATCGGCTCGGCGCTGATCGGCCAGGCCTTCCACGGCCGCGGCGAGTTCTGGAGCCGGCCGTCGGCCACCGCCGGCAGCGCCTACAATGGCGCCGCTTCCGGCGGCAGCAACCTGGGGCCGAGCAATCCGGCGCTGCAACAGGCGGTCGCCGCGCGCATCGCCGCGCTGCGCGCCGCCCACCCCGGCCAGCACGGCCCGGTGCCGCTGGACCTCGTCACCGCCTCGGCCAGCGGGCTGGACCCGCACATCAGCCTGGCCGCTGCGCTGTACCAGGCGCCGCGCGTGGCGCGCGAACTGGGGCGA
The nucleotide sequence above comes from Vogesella indigofera. Encoded proteins:
- the kdpC gene encoding potassium-transporting ATPase subunit KdpC; this encodes MATTTYHPAAAITLPRAAVLRPALTLLLFLTLLLGLLYPLAVTGLAQLLLPAQANGSLLRDSNGKVIGSALIGQAFHGRGEFWSRPSATAGSAYNGAASGGSNLGPSNPALQQAVAARIAALRAAHPGQHGPVPLDLVTASASGLDPHISLAAALYQAPRVARELGRSLPQVEALIAAQREQGWFGNAQQARVNVLQLNLALRRLAAG